Below is a window of Cygnus atratus isolate AKBS03 ecotype Queensland, Australia chromosome 3, CAtr_DNAZoo_HiC_assembly, whole genome shotgun sequence DNA.
GCCTGAACCACAACTGTGCCAGGGAGCGCATTAATTTAACCAGGCGGCCATAGCCAGGGCCTGTGATCGCTGCCCGCCACTGCTCCATTTACCAGCAGTCCTGGGCTGGCCACAGCAtcctccttcttccccagctgAGGTGTTTAATGTGTGAAACCCATGTGAAGTTCCCTTAGAATTAAACCCCACTTCAGAAAATCCCAGTGCACCCAAAGAAGTGGATGTGTTTAAAAGGCGATAAAAATGGGATTAGAGAGGCAGTAACTCCCTTCACACAACACAACAAGGTGCTGTCAGCAGGACTGAAAGGCAGTGGATTGAAAACCAGTGTGCCTTTGTTAAAACAGGAAGGGTTTGACATTTATCACAAGTTAAAATTTCAGATGTGACTGAAGGAAGGCTGATACACACCTGAGAGCATGAGGGCACAGAGCTGGCTTTCACTGATGGCTTTCGGGACAGATGGCTTTCaggacagcacagagctggcttTCAGGATTAAAATCCTCTCCACTTCCATTCTTTCATATTCCACACCCCCTAGGCCATCACCAGAGCAGGGTGTTTTTGAAGCATCTTCCAAAGAAGCCCAAGGTGTGTGGCCTCCATGGCCAACACAGATGCTGTGTCTGATTCACTCAGGCAATTTCAAGGCCCACAAAGGGCTCTGAAGGTCCAGGTGGGGAGGTGGGACCAGGGGACAGAGCATgtggctccctgcagccacagAGCAAGAGGAGTGGGAGAAAGGCTGTCACCACAGCTTGCTGGTCTCTTCTGGGAGAGAGAGCTGAGCTGGAGGGCtgaagctgctcctgctggggagagcagaccTTTCCTGCACTGGGGTAGCAGAAGCCCTCAgagaggtgggagaggaggaaagcagatgGTGGGGAGAATGGCTTGATGTATTTACTTGGCAAAGCATTGGCTCTGGGAGAAAGCTGTCTCACCTGGCTGGAAGGATGAGCTCctacagtttttttcccctctggaagCTTGCTGAGGTCCTAAGGGCATGGTGGGAACAACGCTGGGCCCTGCTCTGGGAAGGAGGGGGTCAGGGAGATGAGACAGCAAAGAGGGTGAAAGAGGTAAGAAGGGTatgaagaggagaaggaaatcaGAACGTTACAAGAGAATGCACAGTACAGGGACAATGAGAGAGACTTCTTGAAACACAATGCCGGACTGAGGAACACCAAGGGGAGGAACACTGAACCCCATGGAGGTTTGAAATCAAAGGTAGTTACAAAGCACATATATCAAAGACACAGAAATGGTGTGATCTGGTATTTCAATGCAAAGTTTAATGTCAAAAgtctttagaaaagaaacaatttgcTATAGACTTTTTAGCTCCCTGCATTGCTTAGCTTCTCAGGGAATGACCAAgcctggctgctggaagcaccCTGCAAGCAACCTGCATGCCAGCGCACGGTGCCCAGcgtgcctgcagagcagggcatATCCCTACACCTCTGAGGGCAGGTGGCCACTGCCTCTGTGAGCGCCAGTGCAGCCCTGGGGTCTGTCCTGCCCGTGCCGGGGAGAGGCAGGCTGGGCCAGGGAAGCTATGTGCTGAGAAGCATCCAGGTACAGCACTGGAAAAGGCACGCTGCAGAACGTTTACCCAAACCCAAAACCAAGCTAAAAAAGACCAGGTTTCAGTTTGACATAAGCATCTCACTAGATGAGAAACCATTCGTCACAGACATTCCAAGAGGAATTTAAGACAAGCTGTTCTTTGAGCAGATAAACTAGTGAAGCCCTGCCTTCTGTGGCTGGCATTACATGACAGAGGTCTCTGAAGGGCAAGGAGGGGGGCTCTGgtggcagctcctcctgcagccaagTATCTGTGTCGCACTGCCAGGCGTGTGAGAAAGGCCAAACTCAAAAAGCTGCTCTTAGCTTCCCCAGACAAACCTTTGCAGAATGCCCATCCTCTAAGAAAGTATACTTGCTGGCAAATATACTGCTATACCTAAAGATTTACAACAGGCATCATCTCCTAGTGCCAGGTCTTTTGAcaatgtacaaaaataaaagccagccCATTTAATCAGCAACTGCTGTATGCATATTTAGCAACTTTAGCCAGTGACTCCAAGGTCCTCTTCAGTAATGGACAGATGGCTCGCGGTCACACATCATAAATTCCTTCCTGCTGTTGCCATCTTGTATTCACCCAGCTCAGTGTGTAACAGCTACTGGCATTGAAGGCTGcctttttcagaaacatctgtGGTTTTGATAAGTCTTTGTAGGTATGGAAAAGCCTGAAGTCCTTCAGCTCCAGTTCTCGGAGCAGACTGTACCAGTACCGCACCACGGTGCTGTCATTGCCACTGACCTCGAAGCCAGGCCAGTGGATGTGCACCTCAAAGACCAACTGTCCGATCTGCTCAACAACATCTTCCAGGATCAGGTTTTCCAGAATTTTCCACTCCGCGCTCTCCACATCTGCCTTGAGGACATCAATCTGCAACAAAAACATAACTGCTAGGTGAAAATGACAGGCTTTGCAATTACTGGCAGCAACGTCTGAGGCCAGGCGTTCCCATTATACAATATACATAATTACTCTTATATACAGTGGCTTTCGtgtctaaaaataataatctcagAGCATCCTAGGGCTAATACTGACAGGACAGTACGTGAAGTTTCACAGCActtctgcctccagctcctAGTCTGAAAAGCTTTGTACTCTGAGCTGCTCTTAGAGCCAAAGTGCGTTCTTGTTCCTTCACAGATCTTGTGGCAGCAGCGAAGCTATGGAGAAAATTCAACCATCTCACCAACCAAAGACACTAACGCATTGCTGTTCCTTATTTCTCCATCACAAAACCCTgtgacagaaaaagatgaaataacagTGGTTAATTGCACCACAGCAGAGTGGAGGCCTCATTGCCAGCTGCCACATGCACAAGAGGATGGGTCCAGTCCCGAGGACCTGGCAAGGAGGTGAGAGCGGTACACAACACACGAGCGCAAGAGGAGGCCGAAGTGAAATGAATGCTCCTAGCCACACAGGTCACGAGCCCCCCCCGCTGCCACGCTGCTGTCTGAAGTTGTTGCAGGCATCAGTACTCACGCTGAGCAAGGAGAacaaattcaaaggaaaattatgCAAAGACTGTCCAGAGTTTGATGGGCAGCTCCTCCAAAAATTAAGGGATAACAGGAAAGAAGCCATGAatttctttgaaaggaaaacattatgaTAAAGTACAAAATACAACAAGTGCCCCATTTTGATTTTAGGCcattatttaattttgcagttgGATATTCAGAAAACCAGCTTCTCACAGCCCAACACAACTGCAGACTGGCTTTTCTTTGAGGTGAGTTGGGGGAGGGGAGCTGtaccttttgaaaacaaagaaagagcaTTTCATCAAAATTTCACACCTGGTAAAAAGCGCTGACCTGCCGGTGCACAGATGCTGCCAGGCTGAAGTGCGCTTCTTCCCTAGAGCAGGACAGGGGAAACTCCCGGGGGAGCGTGGTTTTCCTGCGCTGTTccacctgagctgctgcttgtgcccATCTGTTCACACACGGGATGTGTTTGAAGTGAAAACTGAAGACTTTATTTAGAgtcaagaacagcaaaaaaaaaaaaaagagaggaaaaaaaaaaagaaaaacctgcagaaatgTTGCAAGTCAGCAGGCGGGCCCCACTACA
It encodes the following:
- the METTL24 gene encoding probable methyltransferase-like protein 24 isoform X7 codes for the protein MANSGCEVHRFDPSIKSAHIQEGRHLWYHRLSVDWRDPNPAIAAHRLHSNTKKLGTILNEFGHQKIDVLKADVESAEWKILENLILEDVVEQIGQLVFEVHIHWPGFEVSGNDSTVVRYWYSLLRELELKDFRLFHTYKDLSKPQMFLKKAAFNASSCYTLSWVNTRWQQQEGIYDV